In Tachypleus tridentatus isolate NWPU-2018 chromosome 7, ASM421037v1, whole genome shotgun sequence, a genomic segment contains:
- the LOC143258188 gene encoding apicoplast pyruvate carrier 1-like isoform X1, producing the protein MEWFPTKKSIVTGIVASGIAISPVFMNIIQTLFVNPYNLPPASEGFFKNDKIIESVPVLFLVMASVAGVILLIGLLMYQELQRQTIQEERISSELTTIYTTSRQSCCKELSESITKNVDCRTVIKTEELFVSLEEDSNKVNVDDEKSYSYGEVELHVSPRKALKMKEFYFLSVVCICSYYPFIFVNVSYKTYGQTFISDDTFLSTIGSVAGVVHALSRVIVGLIQNKLSYKLTCLLLLGVKTVLLFTLVVTPYGGEVMYMIWICGLFATFSISFVCIPAVVAEIFGTKYAAEIIGMILFTSSACMFLWPLVLHRITSLGWFATFCVTASVSLTGLVVTIFFPESQRT; encoded by the exons ATGGAG TGGTTTCCCACCAAGAAAAGTATCGTGACAGGAATAGTGGCTTCAGGGATAGCTATAAGTCCTGTCtttatgaatatcatacagaCACTGTTTGTGAACCCTTATAATCTCCCACCTGCTTCTGAAGG GTTTTTCAAGAACGATAAAATTATAGAAAGTGTTCCTGTTTTGTTTCTGGTAATGGCAAGTGTTGCTGGTGTAATTCTACTGATTGGGCTACTTATGTATCAAGAATTACAACGACAGACAATTCAG GAAGAAAGAATTTCCAGTGAACTAACTACTATATACACAACGTCAAGACAGTCGTGTTGTAAAGAACTCAGTGAATCAATTACGAAAAACGTAGACTGTAGAACAGTAATAAAAACCGAAGAATTATTTGTATCATTGGAAGAAGATTCAAATAAAGTGAACGTTGATGACGAGAAATCGTACAGTTATGGTGAAGTTGAACTTCATGTGTCACCAAGAAAGGCTCTAAAAATGAAAGAATTCTACTTTTTATCAGTCGTTTGTATTTGTTCTTATTACCCATTCATATTTGTGAATGTTTCTTATAAG aCATACGGACAGACGTTTATATCAGATGACACATTTCTGTCTACCATTGGTTCTGTAGCTGGAGTTGTTCATGCCCTAAGCCGAGTTATTGTGGGTTTAATTCAGAACAAACTATCTTACAAG TTAACGTGTCTTCTCTTGCTGGGAGTAAAGACAGTATTGCTTTTCACTCTGGTGGTGACACCTTATGGAGGAGAAGTGATGTATATGATCTGGATTTGTGGGCTCTTTGctacattttctatttcttttgtcTGTATTCCTGCTGTTGTTGCAGAAATTTTCGGAACAAAATATGCTGCTGAAATTATTGGAATGATACTATTTACATCA TCAGCTTGTATGTTCCTCTGGCCTCTAGTTCTCCATCGCATTACTTCCTTAGGATGGTTTGCTACATTTTGTGTGACAGCGTCTGTTTCACTCACAG gGTTAGTTGTGACTATTTTTTTCCCTGAATCCCAACGTACATAA
- the LOC143258188 gene encoding uncharacterized protein LOC143258188 isoform X2: MEWFPTKKSIVTGIVASGIAISPVFMNIIQTLFVNPYNLPPASEGFFKNDKIIESVPVLFLVMASVAGVILLIGLLMYQELQRQTIQEERISSELTTIYTTSRQSCCKELSESITKNVDCRTVIKTEELFVSLEEDSNKVNVDDEKSYSYGEVELHVSPRKALKMKEFYFLSVVCICSYYPFIFVNVSYKLTCLLLLGVKTVLLFTLVVTPYGGEVMYMIWICGLFATFSISFVCIPAVVAEIFGTKYAAEIIGMILFTSSACMFLWPLVLHRITSLGWFATFCVTASVSLTGLVVTIFFPESQRT; this comes from the exons ATGGAG TGGTTTCCCACCAAGAAAAGTATCGTGACAGGAATAGTGGCTTCAGGGATAGCTATAAGTCCTGTCtttatgaatatcatacagaCACTGTTTGTGAACCCTTATAATCTCCCACCTGCTTCTGAAGG GTTTTTCAAGAACGATAAAATTATAGAAAGTGTTCCTGTTTTGTTTCTGGTAATGGCAAGTGTTGCTGGTGTAATTCTACTGATTGGGCTACTTATGTATCAAGAATTACAACGACAGACAATTCAG GAAGAAAGAATTTCCAGTGAACTAACTACTATATACACAACGTCAAGACAGTCGTGTTGTAAAGAACTCAGTGAATCAATTACGAAAAACGTAGACTGTAGAACAGTAATAAAAACCGAAGAATTATTTGTATCATTGGAAGAAGATTCAAATAAAGTGAACGTTGATGACGAGAAATCGTACAGTTATGGTGAAGTTGAACTTCATGTGTCACCAAGAAAGGCTCTAAAAATGAAAGAATTCTACTTTTTATCAGTCGTTTGTATTTGTTCTTATTACCCATTCATATTTGTGAATGTTTCTTATAAG TTAACGTGTCTTCTCTTGCTGGGAGTAAAGACAGTATTGCTTTTCACTCTGGTGGTGACACCTTATGGAGGAGAAGTGATGTATATGATCTGGATTTGTGGGCTCTTTGctacattttctatttcttttgtcTGTATTCCTGCTGTTGTTGCAGAAATTTTCGGAACAAAATATGCTGCTGAAATTATTGGAATGATACTATTTACATCA TCAGCTTGTATGTTCCTCTGGCCTCTAGTTCTCCATCGCATTACTTCCTTAGGATGGTTTGCTACATTTTGTGTGACAGCGTCTGTTTCACTCACAG gGTTAGTTGTGACTATTTTTTTCCCTGAATCCCAACGTACATAA